From the Hymenobacter yonginensis genome, one window contains:
- a CDS encoding polysaccharide biosynthesis/export family protein gives MSTTLVSCVSTRDVSYLQGNYSAQPTSVVNQPAEYLIMPNDVLYIKVQSAQPELTKAFNLHENELVFNQSDPGSLYVNGYVVDNTGNILVPTVGKVPVKGLTISAAQELVQKSIATYVRNATVVLRLVSFRVTVLGEVKTPGRYTIFNDRATVLEALGLAGDLTPLGNRRNVKLIRQTKDGSQVMLLDLTRPELLSSPYYYLLPNDALYVEPVKALTQRGNSVNLGLLFSGLGTAALLYGLFR, from the coding sequence TTGAGTACTACGCTGGTTTCGTGCGTTTCCACGCGCGACGTCAGCTATTTACAGGGTAATTATTCGGCCCAGCCCACCAGCGTGGTCAACCAGCCCGCCGAGTACCTGATTATGCCTAATGATGTGCTGTACATTAAGGTGCAGAGCGCGCAGCCAGAGCTAACTAAGGCATTCAACCTGCACGAAAACGAGCTGGTATTCAACCAGTCGGACCCCGGCTCACTGTACGTCAATGGCTACGTGGTTGACAATACCGGCAACATTCTGGTCCCGACGGTGGGCAAGGTGCCGGTGAAAGGGCTCACCATCAGCGCCGCCCAGGAATTGGTGCAGAAATCGATAGCCACTTACGTGCGCAACGCCACGGTGGTGCTGCGGCTGGTGAGCTTCCGGGTAACGGTGCTGGGCGAGGTGAAAACGCCGGGCCGCTACACCATTTTCAACGACCGGGCCACGGTGCTGGAGGCTCTGGGGCTGGCCGGCGACCTGACGCCTCTAGGCAACCGCCGCAATGTGAAGCTGATCCGGCAAACCAAGGACGGGTCGCAGGTGATGCTGCTCGACCTCACGCGCCCGGAGCTGCTCAGCTCGCCCTACTATTACTTGCTGCCCAATGATGCCTTGTACGTGGAGCCGGTGAAGGCCCTGACGCAGCGCGGCAACTCCGTGAACCTAGGGCTGCTGTTTTCGGGCCTGGGCACGGCTGCCCTGCTGTACGGCCTCTTCCGATAA
- a CDS encoding GumC family protein, producing MATHQTPSTADELNLSNMLFKLRARWYYFAASLVLALGAAFFLAQLLPVRYGFKSTLMLSERATGSRHAQDLLTTDNKEHETKTEDEIGLLTSAGLVSQALQGLDFGVSYHVVPDVWVNALRPLKTQELYGAEVPLRVLVDSASPQATGVRYFVETLPDGRLRVQAEGKRVPVVQYQTGAMLNTVPEFSFERTVNPGEIVQGPYSRFTIEGSTAALGGQKFFFVLHTLPELTSAYRSGLLVKPIERYSRVLNLTTKGAVPAKELRFLDALMHTYIANDLNDKNRDGRTALSFIDSQLGKVGDSLRRAESAVATFRGQRGLVDATQQATSDLQMRSQLENERSRVLNARLAYLNVLSYLRASPDGDAVSSATGLGVEDPVLNSQIMELAQLNSQKAGLAVEASEDNPVVQALNNKIQGRRAALLRNLTNLVRSSEAALRGYDQRLGAVRSSISQLPENERQLALLRSQADINDKNYTFLLQKKTEAAVTLATNTSDKKVVDQAAMESSDPLPPLPSQLYLIALVLGLAIPAGFILLRDRADQTVQTVDQIKSVTSVPFLGLIADAGRSTKLVRHEMPKSAVTESFRTVRINLQYVSGGTQQKVIGFTSAVSGEGKTFCCANLTAELALSGKRVVLIETDLRKPTMSGYFDFSAQRPGLSSYLRGEITLAEALQHPGHIPNLDVLAAGPIPDDAMALLENPRFGALIDLLKKEYDYVVLDAPPVGLVSEYHILRQYIDVSVFVVRHRYTQRTSLQHLQELADSAHPGTPAGQVYVLLNNVNFHDTYEYHYKSQAAYYSV from the coding sequence ATGGCTACTCATCAAACTCCTTCCACGGCCGACGAGCTAAATTTGAGCAACATGCTGTTCAAGCTCCGGGCACGCTGGTACTACTTTGCGGCGTCGCTGGTGCTGGCATTGGGGGCTGCTTTTTTCCTGGCCCAGCTGCTGCCAGTACGCTACGGGTTCAAATCGACGCTGATGCTATCCGAGCGCGCCACCGGCTCACGCCACGCGCAGGATCTGCTTACGACCGATAACAAGGAGCACGAGACGAAAACAGAGGACGAAATCGGACTGCTGACCTCGGCCGGCCTGGTAAGCCAGGCGTTGCAGGGGCTGGACTTCGGCGTCAGCTACCACGTGGTGCCCGATGTATGGGTGAATGCGCTCCGGCCGCTTAAGACGCAGGAGTTGTACGGCGCCGAGGTGCCCCTGCGGGTGCTGGTCGACAGCGCCTCGCCGCAAGCAACCGGGGTGCGCTATTTCGTGGAAACGCTGCCCGATGGCCGACTGCGGGTGCAGGCCGAAGGCAAGCGGGTGCCGGTGGTGCAGTACCAGACGGGAGCCATGCTTAACACCGTGCCAGAGTTCAGCTTCGAACGAACGGTGAACCCAGGAGAGATAGTACAGGGCCCTTACTCGCGCTTCACCATTGAGGGCAGCACGGCGGCGCTCGGCGGCCAGAAGTTCTTCTTCGTGCTGCATACGCTGCCAGAACTAACCAGCGCGTACCGCAGTGGCCTACTGGTAAAACCGATTGAGCGCTACTCACGGGTGCTGAACCTGACCACGAAAGGGGCCGTGCCCGCCAAGGAGTTGCGCTTTCTGGATGCGCTGATGCACACCTACATTGCCAACGACCTCAACGACAAAAACCGGGACGGACGCACGGCGCTGTCGTTCATCGATTCGCAGCTGGGCAAGGTCGGCGACTCATTGCGGCGCGCCGAATCGGCCGTAGCTACGTTCCGGGGGCAGCGCGGCCTGGTGGACGCTACGCAGCAGGCCACTTCCGATCTGCAGATGCGCAGCCAGCTGGAAAACGAACGGTCCAGAGTCCTGAACGCCCGCCTGGCCTACCTGAACGTGCTCAGCTACCTGCGGGCCTCTCCCGATGGCGACGCCGTGAGCTCGGCCACGGGCCTGGGCGTGGAAGACCCGGTGCTCAACAGCCAGATTATGGAGCTGGCCCAGCTCAACAGCCAGAAGGCCGGGCTGGCCGTGGAAGCCTCCGAAGACAACCCGGTGGTGCAGGCCCTCAACAACAAGATTCAGGGCCGACGGGCGGCGCTGCTGCGCAACCTCACCAACCTCGTCCGCTCCTCAGAAGCGGCTCTGCGCGGCTACGATCAGCGGCTGGGCGCCGTACGAAGCAGCATCAGCCAGCTGCCGGAAAACGAGCGCCAGTTGGCGCTGCTGCGCAGCCAAGCCGACATCAACGACAAAAACTACACCTTCCTGCTGCAGAAGAAAACCGAGGCCGCCGTGACGCTGGCCACCAACACCAGCGACAAGAAAGTGGTGGACCAGGCCGCCATGGAAAGCAGCGACCCGCTGCCGCCGCTGCCCTCGCAGCTCTACCTGATTGCGCTGGTGCTGGGGCTGGCGATTCCGGCGGGCTTCATCCTGCTCCGCGACCGGGCCGACCAGACCGTGCAGACCGTCGACCAGATCAAGAGCGTGACGAGCGTGCCGTTTCTGGGGTTGATTGCCGATGCCGGCCGGTCGACGAAGCTGGTGCGCCATGAAATGCCCAAATCGGCCGTCACAGAGTCGTTTCGGACGGTGCGCATCAACCTGCAGTACGTGAGTGGCGGCACGCAGCAGAAGGTGATTGGCTTTACTTCCGCAGTTTCGGGCGAAGGTAAAACGTTCTGCTGTGCCAACCTGACGGCGGAGCTAGCCTTGTCGGGTAAGCGTGTGGTGCTGATCGAGACAGACCTGCGCAAGCCCACCATGAGCGGCTACTTCGACTTCTCGGCGCAGCGGCCGGGGCTGTCGTCTTATCTGCGGGGCGAAATCACGCTGGCTGAGGCCCTGCAGCACCCCGGCCACATTCCGAACCTGGACGTGCTGGCGGCCGGTCCCATTCCGGACGATGCCATGGCCCTGCTGGAAAACCCGCGCTTCGGCGCCCTGATCGACCTGCTCAAAAAGGAATACGACTACGTGGTGCTGGATGCGCCGCCGGTGGGGCTGGTTTCGGAATACCACATCCTGCGGCAGTACATCGACGTGTCGGTGTTTGTGGTGCGCCACCGCTACACGCAGCGCACCAGCCTGCAGCACCTGCAGGAGCTTGCCGACAGTGCCCACCCCGGCACGCCGGCCGGCCAGGTGTACGTGCTGCTCAACAACGTGAATTTCCACGATACCTACGAGTACCACTACAAGAGCCAGGCGGCCTACTACTCGGTGTAG
- a CDS encoding nucleotide-diphospho-sugar transferase codes for MLTSAAPSVRPAVAAPPRAAVLFIVFNRPDVTLQVLAAIRAAKPPRLYVAADGPRPQRPTEAASCATLRQQVLATIDWPCTVTTLFRDENLGCRRAVSEAISWFFEHEECGIILEDDCLPHASFFPYCEELLQRYAHDTRVLHISGSNLLRGWHRDPDYSYFFSQYVGIWGWATWRRAWQLYNVATPQLPELERKNYFWRRFFHQLEQRMALQPLWATHNGQLDTWDYQWAFTLLSQSGLSITPSVNLICNIGFGSQATHTHNVGHPWANLPTQPMPLPLRHPAFMMRDTLSDYRQWRSTLRDKAVARVRQLAAVFSVTL; via the coding sequence ATGCTGACTTCCGCTGCCCCTTCTGTTCGCCCTGCCGTGGCTGCGCCGCCACGGGCTGCGGTGCTGTTTATCGTCTTCAACCGGCCCGACGTGACGCTGCAGGTGCTGGCCGCCATCCGGGCAGCAAAGCCGCCCCGCCTCTACGTAGCCGCCGATGGCCCACGGCCTCAACGCCCCACTGAGGCGGCCAGCTGCGCCACCCTGCGCCAGCAGGTGCTGGCCACTATCGACTGGCCCTGTACCGTAACCACCCTATTTCGGGATGAGAACCTAGGATGTCGCCGCGCCGTGAGCGAGGCCATCAGCTGGTTTTTCGAGCACGAAGAATGCGGCATTATTCTGGAAGATGACTGCCTGCCGCACGCCAGCTTCTTCCCCTACTGCGAAGAGCTGCTCCAGCGCTACGCCCACGATACCCGCGTGCTGCACATCAGCGGCAGCAACCTACTGCGCGGCTGGCACCGCGACCCAGACTATTCCTACTTCTTCTCCCAGTATGTAGGCATCTGGGGGTGGGCCACCTGGCGCCGGGCCTGGCAGCTCTACAATGTAGCTACACCACAACTACCTGAGCTTGAGCGCAAAAATTATTTCTGGCGGCGCTTTTTCCACCAGTTGGAGCAGCGCATGGCCTTGCAGCCGCTTTGGGCCACGCACAACGGCCAGCTTGATACCTGGGACTATCAGTGGGCTTTCACGCTGCTCAGCCAATCGGGCCTGAGTATCACGCCGAGCGTCAATCTGATTTGCAACATTGGTTTTGGCAGCCAGGCTACCCACACCCACAATGTAGGGCACCCCTGGGCCAACCTGCCTACCCAGCCTATGCCGCTGCCGCTGCGGCATCCGGCCTTTATGATGCGTGATACGCTTTCCGACTACCGGCAGTGGCGCTCCACCCTGCGCGACAAGGCCGTGGCGCGGGTGCGCCAGCTAGCTGCCGTCTTTTCTGTGACCCTGTAA
- a CDS encoding response regulator transcription factor, whose amino-acid sequence MKILLVEDEPKVAAFLHKGLTEQQHNVEVAIDGPTGLRLALSGQHDLIILDNLLPGLSGLEVCRQVRAHNPAVPILMLTALGETDDKIRGLDAGADDYLVKPFAFQELLARVRALVRRRPEAAAAAAVLQLADLTLDPGSKLVQRAGQPIQLTAREFSLLEYLLRHKGRVISRVDILEHVWETSFDTGSNVIDVYINFLRKKIDKDFTPKLIHTLVGMGYVMKEE is encoded by the coding sequence ATGAAAATCCTGCTGGTGGAAGACGAGCCCAAAGTGGCCGCCTTTCTGCATAAAGGCCTGACGGAGCAACAACACAACGTAGAAGTGGCCATTGATGGACCCACCGGCCTCCGGCTGGCCCTCTCCGGCCAACACGACCTGATTATCCTCGACAACCTGCTCCCGGGCCTGAGTGGCCTGGAAGTCTGCCGGCAGGTGCGGGCCCACAACCCGGCCGTCCCCATCCTGATGCTCACGGCCCTGGGCGAAACCGACGACAAAATCCGCGGCCTCGATGCCGGCGCCGACGACTACCTGGTGAAGCCCTTTGCTTTCCAGGAGCTGCTGGCCCGGGTGCGCGCCCTGGTTCGGCGGCGCCCCGAGGCTGCTGCCGCCGCCGCCGTGCTGCAGCTCGCCGACCTCACCCTGGACCCGGGCAGCAAGCTGGTGCAGCGCGCCGGGCAGCCCATTCAGCTCACGGCGCGGGAGTTTTCGCTGCTGGAGTACCTGTTGCGCCACAAGGGCCGGGTCATTTCGCGGGTTGATATTCTGGAGCACGTCTGGGAAACCTCGTTCGACACCGGCTCCAACGTCATCGACGTGTACATCAACTTTCTCCGCAAGAAAATCGACAAGGACTTCACCCCCAAGCTCATCCACACGCTGGTAGGCATGGGCTACGTGATGAAGGAAGAGTAG
- a CDS encoding lipopolysaccharide biosynthesis protein, producing MPAVSTSAIPASTLRGLRWSLIATGLIAVLQFVYSGIMSRLLTPADFGLMGMAMVVISFGGYFAHMGLEQALIQRATLEPVHIRATSTVAIGLGILVTSLMWGLAPLATLLFKEPGVVSVLRGMSLTFVVNSLGATSQSLLRRRMAFDLLARIELGAFLVGYGVVGLGMAWAGWGIWSLVGATLCNLLVKAVAAWLCVRHSLRPPLCWAHYQPLVNFGGAVSVVSSLEYVGANLDRLSIGRLLGTYTLGLYNRTFFLVQLPLYQFTDSISRVMLPSYSSLQHDLPRLRPLYLTSLSLSAWVMLPMAAGMATAADPLVRVVLGPQWGAAVPLLGPLALMVGAHLLTIYSGSLCESLGKLQFKVWLQLGFIAVLGAGLLLTAPYGLRAMALTVLLAELLRHGAYQFAIHRYLHVPATDLWGAYWPALCTALVLALVLGTAQTGLARLHVAALPQLLLLMALGVAALLGQLAMPWNRTVRLSLYHEVDAHLGSGQLRDWLLALLNPSAAVLGSKQ from the coding sequence ATGCCTGCTGTCTCTACATCTGCCATTCCGGCCAGCACCCTTCGCGGCCTGCGCTGGAGCCTGATTGCCACCGGCCTGATTGCCGTGCTGCAATTCGTGTATTCCGGGATTATGTCCCGCCTGCTCACCCCGGCCGACTTTGGGCTGATGGGAATGGCTATGGTGGTTATCAGCTTTGGGGGCTACTTTGCCCACATGGGGCTGGAGCAAGCGCTCATTCAGCGGGCCACGCTGGAGCCGGTGCACATCCGGGCCACCTCTACCGTAGCCATCGGGCTGGGCATCCTGGTCACCAGCCTGATGTGGGGGCTGGCGCCGCTGGCGACACTGCTTTTCAAGGAGCCGGGAGTGGTGAGCGTGCTGCGCGGCATGTCGCTCACGTTTGTGGTAAACAGCCTTGGCGCTACGTCGCAAAGCCTGTTGCGCCGCCGTATGGCCTTCGATCTGCTGGCCCGCATAGAGCTGGGCGCCTTTCTGGTGGGGTATGGTGTTGTTGGCTTGGGCATGGCGTGGGCAGGCTGGGGCATCTGGAGTTTGGTAGGCGCCACGCTCTGCAATCTGCTGGTAAAGGCCGTAGCGGCCTGGCTATGTGTGCGGCACAGCCTGCGCCCGCCGTTGTGCTGGGCCCATTATCAGCCCCTTGTCAATTTTGGCGGAGCGGTATCGGTGGTGAGTTCGCTGGAATACGTAGGTGCCAACCTGGACCGGCTCAGCATTGGGCGGCTGCTGGGTACCTACACGCTGGGGCTCTACAACCGCACCTTTTTTCTGGTACAGCTGCCGCTGTACCAATTCACTGACAGCATTTCGCGGGTGATGCTGCCCTCCTACAGCAGCCTGCAGCACGACCTCCCGCGCCTGCGGCCGCTCTACCTCACCTCCCTCAGCTTGTCGGCGTGGGTGATGCTGCCGATGGCGGCCGGCATGGCTACCGCCGCCGACCCGCTGGTGCGGGTGGTGCTGGGGCCCCAGTGGGGCGCCGCGGTACCGTTGCTGGGGCCACTGGCCCTGATGGTAGGCGCCCACCTGCTTACCATCTATAGTGGCTCGCTCTGCGAATCGTTGGGCAAGCTCCAGTTCAAGGTGTGGCTGCAGCTGGGCTTTATTGCCGTGCTAGGGGCCGGGCTGCTGCTGACGGCGCCCTACGGGTTGCGGGCCATGGCCCTGACGGTGCTGCTGGCGGAGCTGCTGCGCCACGGCGCCTACCAGTTTGCCATCCACCGCTACCTGCATGTTCCAGCGACCGACCTGTGGGGGGCTTACTGGCCGGCGCTCTGCACGGCCCTGGTGCTGGCCCTGGTGCTAGGCACCGCGCAAACTGGCTTAGCCCGGCTGCACGTGGCCGCGCTGCCGCAGCTGCTGCTGCTGATGGCGCTGGGAGTAGCCGCGCTACTGGGCCAGCTGGCTATGCCCTGGAACCGCACAGTCCGGCTCTCGCTCTACCACGAGGTGGACGCCCACCTCGGCAGCGGCCAGTTGCGCGACTGGCTGCTGGCGCTCTTAAACCCCTCAGCTGCTGTACTCGGCAGCAAGCAATAG
- a CDS encoding O-antigen ligase family protein codes for MKISLRYCYIVGMLVLLLSDPLFSDLLTGHAPEEDLGPHPAHTFTLVYTRLFALLSVVLSVLYYRYLHGMARGIFWATVVATALLAAESYWFYDTPMVYPHVFQKLLILFAIPAFYGFYARVGRITLADLIPLIWVALALNLVLVNSDVLSLGAFLAHNRGLYASSAYLLMLPLLYHFNEYLAGRQMRHLLLFFLAALAIFFFQHRTVWVTSALALVLNVVLVTRAAPRRLGGAAGPLLLGIPLLAVSLAASFILVSYPEVLDKLAANFSDIENHSTQGTGSWRVLQFESYWPFVEEHPVLGMRLAGFELPVQFYNPESNQPFFEDGHGHNLHSFYLETLFYFGGVGLVLFVLPHLSVMRQLLRRVPVAPEALTWAVLIVTNLVYAYSYCLPSFFYGFIGFGLLRIRQLTPAPPPTLRPNTPQQPATPAPATPARLPFPV; via the coding sequence ATGAAAATCAGTCTACGCTATTGCTACATCGTGGGCATGCTGGTGCTGCTGCTCTCCGACCCGCTGTTTTCAGACCTGCTCACCGGCCACGCCCCCGAAGAAGACCTGGGCCCACATCCGGCCCATACCTTCACGCTGGTGTACACCCGCTTATTCGCCCTGCTGTCGGTGGTACTTAGCGTGCTCTATTACCGGTACCTGCACGGCATGGCCCGGGGAATTTTCTGGGCCACGGTAGTAGCCACGGCACTGCTGGCAGCAGAGTCCTACTGGTTCTACGACACGCCTATGGTGTATCCGCATGTGTTTCAGAAGCTGCTGATTCTGTTTGCCATTCCGGCCTTCTATGGCTTCTATGCGCGGGTGGGCCGCATTACACTCGCCGACCTTATTCCGCTGATCTGGGTGGCCCTGGCACTGAATCTGGTGCTGGTCAACTCCGATGTATTAAGCCTGGGGGCCTTCCTGGCCCACAACCGGGGGCTGTATGCCTCTTCGGCCTACCTGCTGATGCTGCCGCTGCTGTATCATTTCAACGAGTACCTGGCCGGCCGCCAGATGCGGCATCTGCTGCTGTTTTTCCTGGCTGCACTGGCCATCTTTTTCTTCCAACACCGCACAGTATGGGTCACCTCCGCGCTGGCGCTGGTTCTGAATGTGGTGCTGGTGACCCGCGCGGCTCCCCGCCGGCTGGGTGGCGCGGCCGGGCCCTTGCTCTTGGGCATTCCACTGCTGGCGGTGTCGCTGGCGGCTTCCTTCATTTTGGTGTCGTATCCGGAGGTGCTTGATAAGCTGGCCGCCAACTTCTCCGACATCGAAAACCACAGCACCCAGGGCACGGGGTCGTGGCGGGTGCTGCAGTTCGAATCCTACTGGCCATTCGTGGAAGAACACCCGGTACTGGGTATGCGCCTGGCAGGGTTTGAGCTGCCGGTGCAGTTCTACAACCCCGAGAGCAATCAGCCTTTCTTTGAGGATGGGCACGGCCACAACCTGCACAGCTTCTACCTCGAAACGCTCTTTTACTTCGGAGGCGTAGGGCTGGTGTTGTTTGTGCTGCCTCACCTCTCCGTGATGCGCCAGCTGCTACGGCGCGTGCCCGTGGCGCCCGAAGCCCTGACCTGGGCCGTGCTCATCGTCACGAACCTGGTATATGCCTACTCCTACTGCCTGCCGTCTTTTTTCTACGGCTTCATCGGGTTTGGGCTGCTGCGTATCCGGCAACTGACGCCAGCGCCGCCGCCTACCCTGCGCCCGAATACGCCACAGCAGCCTGCCACCCCAGCCCCGGCCACGCCGGCCCGCCTGCCTTTTCCTGTCTGA
- a CDS encoding glycosyltransferase family 4 protein, producing the protein MKIGLATPIDIEVLSPHLNLAAGTVLPQGLGGSATTPLVQGLLAAGHTVSVYTLGHNISEPVILRGPHLTVYVGNFRPRARQHCPDLFAAEAALVHQFIDLDEPDIVHAHWAYEFTRGALASGRPHLITLHDNPWKVLRYQPDLYRVVRLVLKLWMLHRGRNFSAVSPYLVEALRSRTRKPALVPNAVLPAPGGVRAFPNGPRRRIISIITGWSELKNVATALRAFQTVRRQLGPGLEYWLYGPDYGQNEAAQQWALSEGLAEGVHFGGCLLHEELLQCLPDFDLLLHPSREESFGLTLVEAMQAGLPVVAGRHSGAVPWVLEQGHCGVLTDINSPTAIAEALQELLTQPARYEELSARGVSRVAKHFSQAAVTAAYERLYAQVLGYPPSTLTSDHESWPPPAQRCSLPLLELP; encoded by the coding sequence ATGAAAATCGGTTTGGCTACTCCCATTGATATTGAAGTGCTGAGTCCGCACCTCAACCTAGCGGCTGGCACTGTGCTGCCGCAGGGCCTGGGCGGCAGCGCGACTACGCCTCTGGTGCAGGGGTTGCTGGCCGCCGGCCATACGGTATCGGTATACACGCTGGGACACAATATTTCAGAGCCAGTGATACTGCGCGGCCCGCACCTGACCGTGTACGTGGGCAATTTTCGGCCTCGCGCCCGGCAGCACTGCCCCGACCTGTTTGCCGCGGAAGCCGCGCTTGTCCATCAGTTCATTGACCTCGATGAGCCTGATATCGTGCACGCACACTGGGCTTACGAGTTTACCCGCGGTGCTCTGGCCAGCGGGCGGCCACACCTTATCACCCTCCACGACAATCCGTGGAAGGTGCTGCGCTACCAGCCCGACTTGTACCGGGTAGTGCGGCTGGTGCTTAAGCTCTGGATGCTGCACCGAGGCCGCAATTTTTCGGCTGTGTCACCGTATCTGGTGGAGGCGCTGCGCAGCCGCACCCGGAAGCCGGCGCTGGTGCCCAATGCCGTGCTGCCGGCCCCTGGCGGCGTGCGCGCCTTCCCGAATGGGCCGCGGCGACGCATCATATCCATCATTACGGGCTGGTCGGAGCTGAAAAACGTTGCCACGGCACTGCGGGCGTTCCAGACGGTGCGGCGCCAGCTGGGGCCCGGCCTCGAGTACTGGCTATACGGGCCCGATTATGGCCAAAATGAAGCCGCCCAGCAGTGGGCGCTATCCGAGGGCCTGGCAGAAGGCGTGCATTTCGGCGGATGCCTGCTCCACGAGGAGTTGCTACAATGCCTGCCCGATTTCGACTTGCTGCTGCATCCTTCCCGGGAAGAATCGTTTGGCCTGACGCTGGTGGAAGCCATGCAGGCCGGCTTGCCTGTGGTGGCAGGCCGCCACTCGGGCGCTGTGCCCTGGGTGCTGGAGCAAGGCCACTGCGGAGTGCTCACCGATATCAACTCGCCAACCGCCATTGCGGAAGCCTTACAGGAGCTACTTACGCAACCGGCCCGCTACGAGGAGCTGAGCGCCCGGGGAGTAAGCCGGGTGGCCAAGCACTTCTCCCAGGCCGCCGTGACGGCAGCCTACGAGCGACTCTATGCGCAGGTGCTCGGCTACCCGCCCAGTACACTTACCTCTGACCACGAAAGCTGGCCGCCGCCAGCCCAACGCTGTTCCCTTCCCTTGCTTGAGCTGCCATGA
- a CDS encoding HAMP domain-containing sensor histidine kinase, producing MTIRLRLALQFAAILAFTLLLFSLVIYFFTAQARQESFTENLFARARIVAHVYLDGTGRADEASRASYRRYLRQFYRTLPEEEVRVYDVRNKVVFREGQLSDVPVPVSLLSAVRQEGREVQLLSNYHQTVGLLYRDARRGDFVVVASSVDTDSRDKLRSLGNILAFGLLSSFIMVSIGGWFFAGMALRPMQKVVREVDSITVSDLHRRLSQADGYDEIAHLAQRFNQLLDRLETAFAGQRTFVRDASHELRTPLTVLIGELEVALLQQERSPQEYRRVLQSTLDAARLLKDLTNGLLQIARASDDPSQVPLTTLRLDELLLQAHEEVQRRNPTCRVDLEFGDVPAMVRQPFAVRGNEALLLSAFLNVLENACKFSKNTAAPIVASLTTTASRVVLEVRDQGVGMSEADRLQVFVPFFRAEAIRMVPGHGIGLPLTSKIMALHGGLIRVDSELGQGTQVWLEWPALG from the coding sequence ATGACGATACGCCTTCGGCTGGCGCTGCAGTTTGCGGCTATTCTGGCGTTTACGCTGCTGCTGTTTTCGCTGGTTATCTACTTCTTCACGGCCCAGGCCCGGCAGGAGTCGTTCACCGAAAACCTGTTTGCGCGCGCCCGCATCGTGGCCCACGTGTACCTTGATGGTACCGGCCGGGCCGATGAGGCCAGCCGGGCTTCGTACCGCCGCTACCTGCGCCAGTTCTACCGCACACTGCCGGAAGAGGAGGTGCGCGTGTACGACGTCCGCAACAAGGTGGTGTTTCGGGAAGGGCAGCTGTCCGACGTGCCGGTGCCCGTGAGCCTGCTGAGCGCCGTGCGGCAGGAGGGGCGGGAAGTGCAGCTGCTATCCAACTACCACCAGACGGTGGGGCTGCTCTACCGCGACGCCCGCCGGGGCGACTTTGTGGTGGTGGCCTCGTCGGTGGATACGGATAGCCGCGACAAGCTGCGCAGCCTGGGCAACATCCTGGCCTTCGGGCTGCTCTCGTCGTTTATTATGGTGAGCATCGGGGGCTGGTTTTTTGCCGGCATGGCGCTCCGGCCCATGCAGAAAGTGGTGCGCGAAGTGGACAGCATCACCGTATCGGACCTGCACCGGCGCCTCTCACAGGCCGACGGCTACGACGAAATTGCCCATCTGGCCCAGCGCTTCAATCAGCTCCTCGACCGGCTTGAAACGGCCTTCGCCGGCCAGCGCACCTTCGTGCGCGACGCCTCCCACGAGCTGCGCACGCCCCTCACGGTGCTGATTGGCGAGCTGGAAGTGGCGCTGCTGCAGCAGGAGCGGAGCCCGCAGGAGTACCGCCGCGTGCTGCAGAGCACCCTCGATGCGGCCCGCCTGCTCAAGGACCTCACCAACGGCCTGCTCCAGATTGCCCGCGCCTCCGACGACCCCTCGCAGGTGCCGCTCACCACCCTACGCCTCGACGAGTTGCTGCTGCAGGCCCACGAAGAAGTGCAGCGCCGCAACCCCACCTGCCGCGTCGACCTGGAGTTCGGCGACGTGCCGGCCATGGTGCGCCAGCCGTTTGCGGTGCGCGGCAACGAGGCCCTGCTGCTATCGGCGTTCCTGAACGTGCTGGAAAATGCCTGCAAGTTCTCCAAGAACACGGCCGCGCCTATCGTGGCCAGCCTCACTACCACGGCCTCGCGCGTGGTGCTGGAAGTGCGCGACCAGGGCGTGGGCATGAGCGAAGCCGACCGGCTGCAGGTGTTCGTGCCCTTCTTCCGGGCCGAGGCTATCCGCATGGTGCCCGGGCACGGCATTGGCCTGCCGCTCACGTCCAAGATTATGGCGCTGCATGGCGGCCTTATCCGGGTAGATAGTGAGCTGGGCCAAGGCACGCAGGTGTGGCTGGAGTGGCCTGCGCTGGGATAA